A single region of the Pseudomonas sp. PDM14 genome encodes:
- the sdhC gene encoding succinate dehydrogenase, cytochrome b556 subunit, whose translation MKKAVNSQRPVNLDLRTIKLPITAYTSILHRISGVILFVGLAVLLFALDKSLASEEGFADVKACLTSPLAKLIVWGLLSALLYHLVAGIRHLVMDSGVGESLEGGKLGSKIVIAVSAVVIVLAGVWIW comes from the coding sequence GTGAAAAAAGCCGTGAATAGCCAACGACCTGTAAACCTAGATCTCAGGACAATCAAACTCCCGATCACCGCTTATACGTCCATTCTGCACCGCATTTCCGGTGTCATCCTCTTTGTCGGTCTTGCCGTGCTGCTGTTCGCGCTCGACAAGTCGCTGGCGTCCGAGGAAGGCTTTGCAGACGTTAAAGCATGCCTGACCAGCCCTCTGGCCAAGTTGATCGTTTGGGGTCTGTTGTCCGCACTGCTGTATCACCTGGTGGCAGGTATCCGCCACCTCGTCATGGACTCGGGAGTCGGTGAGTCGCTGGAAGGCGGCAAACTGGGCTCGAAAATCGTCATCGCCGTTTCTGCGGTCGTGATCGTACTGGCGGGGGTGTGGATATGGTAA